In Erpetoichthys calabaricus chromosome 11, fErpCal1.3, whole genome shotgun sequence, the DNA window CTATAGTTTTTTGCAAtcagggtggcgcagtgcttaAGCGACTGTATGGGAGATTCGGTGTCCCGTGTTCGAATCTCCTGCATTGTGCGCCCATTTTCTCCGTATCACGATGGGCTTTACTCCCACATCGCCGAGAACATGTTGATAAGGCGTTGAATCCGCCGACTGCAGGGATAAGCTAAGGGTTACGTGAGTTCGTTAATCGGGACAGAACTTAAAAGGCGAttcgtaaataaataaataaatactttgagCATTTCAAAGCCTTGAGGAATGTGTGCATATAAATCAAATACGAAAACATGAACTGTTTCGTAACGATGAAAGGAACGCTTTAGTTTCCACTCGTCACACTTTCAACataagaattgttttccgatgtGCGCCAACGTTGCCGGGAGAGGCAGGAGATCAACGTGAGTCCGAGATGGAGAAGCCTAATAATGGATGGATCGTAATAGGATATAATAAGTATAGATCTGTTAAAAAGGCTTGGGTTTTAAATCGGTTTAGTAATATAAAAGCCAGGAGTAATTCAGCGTATGGCAGAAAAAACGGAAATAAAGcttacacaaaaaaagaaagaaagaaagaaagaaagaaagaaagaaagaaagaaagaaagaaagaaagaacgaaagGTCACATTTCGCCTCTCATTCtcagtaaaaataaaactactaaaagaaagaaagaaagaaagaaaaaggaccaAATTGCgcctttcattttcaaaattgagAAAATTGCACTATAAGAAAGcagggttatatagcgccttttattttCCACGGTAAGAAAATTGCCGAAGAAATgaccatatagcgcctttcattcccAGCAATGCACTATAGGAAATAATGAtcatacactgaaaaaagtataacattgatgttgttcattcaacgtaaattttctctttcaagcaaacttaagattagtcatttagtgttgtagcttgaaatatttggtttcagatcgcaatcaaagtaaaaaaaattgtttgtaccaaagtaagttatgatggagggaataaacgtagaaatcctatttcagttaacttaatattttagtttgttcgtgtgctgtgtttgaggggccgtttgtatttttttctggtcgaactttccagcgtgctggctttccaactgccaaaaaagaagaacaacttaaaaaatagatttagtataaaacaagtgaattgcacccaagcactctaaatgatttgcctcaacttaaaaattgtgggatcaataagctaaaaagaattatattggttcagattgaaaatattaagtgtgaatcgtcacctttttttcactgtatagcgcctttcagttttGTCGCTAAGATATTTGCACATAAGAAAGAAtgatcatatagcgcctttcattttcAGCCATGGAAAATCGCACTAAAAGAAAGACAAGACGCGTTGCGTTGTCAGCTCAAACAGAGATAATGGAAGTTCTTGACATCTAAAAAGCTCCTCTGATAGAATCACAGCCGAGCCCTTCGCATTACAAAGACGTTCCTGTGCCGTCGGCCATTGCTATAACGTTTCCCGTTCCTTGGCGATTTTGCTCTACCTACCTAGCGGCAGCACAATGAAGAACGGCAGCCAGCAGAGGATGAACATTCCCACCACGATCCCCAGCGTCTTGGCGGCCTTCTTCTCCCTGGAAAACTTGAGGAGTTTGATGGACAAGGAGCTCCTGGCGTGCTGGCCTCGGCATTTATTGACGCCTCCGAGGTCGTCCTGCGTGGCTTTGTAATGGATTCGCAGCGTGAACTCCTTGGAGTCTGACCTCTCCTTCATCACCCCTGCTTCCAGGTTCCGCGTAGTCCGTTTGGCCACGATGTACACCCTGCAGTACATGGCAATGATCACAATGAGGGGGATGTAGAAAGAGCCCAGGGAGGAGAAGAGCGCGTAGAAGGGCTCCTCGGTGATGTTGCACTCCGTCTCGTCGGCCGGGGCCGGCTCCTTCCATCCCAGCAGTGGTCCGATGGAGATGACCATGGACAGAATCCAGACCCCGAGCAGCGCCAGCAGCGCCTTCTTTCCCGTCACGATGCTGGGATACTGGAGCGAGTAGCGCACTCCGATGTACCTGTCGATGGAGATGACGCACAGGCTCATTATGGAGGCAGTGCAGCACAGGACGTCCACCGCAGCCCAGATGTCACAAAATATTCTGCCAAACACCCAGTAATCAATGATCTCCCTGGTGGCGGACACCGGCAGCACGGTGGTGCTGAGCAGCAGGTCCGCGATGGCCAGATTGATGATGAAGTAGTTAGTCGGGGTCTGCAGGTGCCTGTTGCACGCCACGGAAAGGATCACCAAGATGTTGCCAACGATAGCAAAGAGAATGAAAGCGCCGAGGATGAGCCCCACCGTGGCAGCTCTGGTGATGTCCAAGGATGGGAGCGGCTCTTGTTCGGAGGTCCCATTGGAAGTGTTCGAGGCGAGCTCCTGGTACTGTGGCACAAGGCGTGCAAAGGATTCGTTACACCCCAGATCCAAAGCACCATTACTGTCTAAACACATTTTGGAAGTTGGGTTCCTCCATAGCAGACCGTGGATTTCCGCACAAACGTATCCCTTTAACAAACCAGCTTCTCGGCCACTTTGATGAGCGGGCGACGGCAACTTAGAGGcgaacacaaaataacaaaaatgaataccAGAGAACCCGAACCGGGCTTGTAAACGGAGATTAAGGACCCTTCTGCCTCTTATGATAACCGAAGAAGTGGGGAAAATAGTTTCATTCTGCTCTTTGACCCCCACCCCAATCGTGGTATTCCTGCGTGATTCTCAGCGACTGGGGTCCCACAGAAGAGCAGCTCTCCGTTTAAGTGCAGCGCTCTGCGGCGGGGCAGCCGTGTGAATGGAGCCGGGAGAGTTTGTGTCGCGTCGGGATCGCGCAGCCCCCACCGCGCCCGCGCCCGCGCCCCCGCGTGCGGACACGGCCACTCTTAAAGGAGACGCGCGCAATTCAGCAGGCGATCACTTCGCAGCTCGAGCACCCGCACAATACCGCAGATATCAACGGAATACTCAATGACAGacaaaacatgaataaataaatacacaaaataaataaatacatactcaggtattaagttatttaatttaaatccaAGCACAGTTCGAATTTCAAACCTGAGCCGGACTTTAACATGGGAGAGCGTTGATTCGATTAGTGACGTGGCTTGTTGACAAAGTCAGGGCTGGAGTGAGGACAGCGGTGGTCCCTGGACTATGCACGACATTTTTGGGGTCGTAACTACAGAAAATACTTGGAGTGCGCCACGCATCAATATGAAAGTCTCAGAGTTGAACAAAGTAAAGTAAATGACGACCACCAAGTCTCAGCTTTAGAATGAATGACAAAAATCCAAAGATTAGATAAAATATGGGCTTACTCTCCGAGACCCAACATCTGTACCAAATCTTATCACTTGAATTAGCCAACGCTGCGCACGGGTGACAAGTCACCGTCACAAAGCAAAGTCTGAAAAGTCAGCTATCGGACCCGACTGTAAATGCAGGACTAATAAACCGTGCGGAGGCCTTCCTCCATATTAACATAAAgtaatgtttgcttttttaaaatgctaCTTCTCTGGATTATTTTGCAGATCAGACcactaaagtccatccatccatccattttccaacccgctgaatccgaacacagggtcacgggggtctggtggagccaatcccagccaacacagtgcacaaggcaggaaccaatcccgggcagggtgccaacccaccgcaggacacacacacacacacacaccaagcacacattagggtcaatttagaatcgccaatccacctaacctgcatgtctttggactgtgggaggaaacccatgcagacacagggagaacatgcaaactccacgcagggaggacccgggaagcgaacccagacgggtctcctaactgcgaggcagcagcgctaccactgcgccaccgtgaccaCTAAAGTCCTGTTTCCATATCGGATCCCTCCCAATCGACATCAGACTCAAGTGACTCAGTAGTCTTCGCTGTCCCATTGTGGGTCGGAGCCTATTCTTCACTAGCCGGAGCTTGGAGAGCAATCACTAACCACAAGAAATTGTGACAAGCCATG includes these proteins:
- the LOC114660464 gene encoding alpha-1A adrenergic receptor-like; translation: MCLDSNGALDLGCNESFARLVPQYQELASNTSNGTSEQEPLPSLDITRAATVGLILGAFILFAIVGNILVILSVACNRHLQTPTNYFIINLAIADLLLSTTVLPVSATREIIDYWVFGRIFCDIWAAVDVLCCTASIMSLCVISIDRYIGVRYSLQYPSIVTGKKALLALLGVWILSMVISIGPLLGWKEPAPADETECNITEEPFYALFSSLGSFYIPLIVIIAMYCRVYIVAKRTTRNLEAGVMKERSDSKEFTLRIHYKATQDDLGGVNKCRGQHARSSLSIKLLKFSREKKAAKTLGIVVGMFILCWLPFFIVLPLGSFFTQLRAPPTIFKVIFWLGYFNSCLNPIIYPCSSKEFKRAFLRILKCQCRRKKRPGWKAYTYRSWNISSSENSRKDSMDDSSIYLNGSQRTLSSANPSPSYMNKSLQQSLELNAMPDFRAFHIGQAEGSHKQYRSLRVVSEYNGFVTSRRPSEDLPRIREVDDTLPNGLFLSPCVGRN